The Ailuropoda melanoleuca isolate Jingjing chromosome 4, ASM200744v2, whole genome shotgun sequence region GAGCCACGTGCCTTGCATGCTTCTCGCCAGCCTGAGAACACGGTGCCCAACTCTGCCGGAAACCAGCTGGGGAAGAAGAGGCCATGGTCAAAGGGGGAGGGTATGGACATAAAGGTCATATTCATATCAAGGTCCTAAGGTCAGAAGTCAGGAATCACCTGCACTGTGGGTTCCAGGATTGGAGACGCTGGGGATAATAATGCTTGGGGTCAGGATTTATGGTGTGGTTATTGTGGTGACTGCTGGAGTCTGGGAGGTGGGGATACAAGTTCACATGGGGATACAGTCCATATTCTTGGGATGTAGTTATAAAGGAACATGAGATTGGGGTGCCAGATTACATAAAATGAAGTAGGATAGGCTTGAGGTTACAGAGTCACCTAGATTCAGAAATTATGGTATTGATGTCCCAAGTGACATGGGACTGAACATAGAGGTTAACCTGGGGtcagattttaaggaattggaaTCCCAGGTTTCTTGTGATCAGTTGCATGGAATTTGGGGTACAGGGTCATTTAAGATCAAGGGTCATGGGATCGGGAGTTTTAGCATCACCTGGAATCAGAGGTCATGATTGAGGTCCTATGTTAACTGGGGTCAAGTAGCATGGAATTAAGGTATGGGGTAGCTAGAGGACAAGGAATTGGGTCCGAGGTTACTTGGAGTCAATAACCCCAAGTTGACATGACATGGGCAATGGGTTACCAGATTCAGCAAACAAAACTTCAGGACAGTTAAActggaatttcagataaaaatgaataattttttagtataagtatgtcccaaatgttGCATGCATCCCATTTCGCTGGACATCCTGTTTTTATTTGGAAACCCTGGGGGTCAGGGTTATTATCACAGTGGCTGAGAAGTAGGGCTAGGCTTAGGTTCTGGGGCCCTGATTCTCACTTGTAGGAGTGGATGATGTTTTGGAAGACTTCCTCACAATTGTGTCGCAGTCTGGTCTGGTGCTGTggcagctctggggctgggcACTTGCTGGGGTCCACCTCACAGTCTTCACTGGAGGCACAGAGACGCTGCACGACCTGCCCTGCAGTTCAGCACAGCCAGACAAGAGGCCAGGGCCGTGACCACCAGAACCCACCACTCTCAGCCTCCAACTCTGTCTCCAGCTTCCTCCGGAGACACCTAACATCTCTGGGGGAGCCCCCAGTTGCCTCCAGGGTTCCAGCACCCCCAAAGGTGTTACCCACTACCAGCATCCAGGTTACCTAGGAATTCCCAGATCTCCCCTTGGGGTTTCCTAGCCCGCCCAGATGGCTTCTGACATCCACCGTCTGGCTCACCCAGAGTCTCTTGGAGGTAATCCTGTGCCACCAGCTTCATGTACTCATCGATGGCCTTGGTGGCCAATGTGTTTTCCCGGAAGAGCAGGGCCTCACGGCCTCCACTGCGTGCCAGCTCTGCGGTGCCCAGGTCTGTCACCAGTGCCTGAGGACAGTGGGGTTCACATTGAGCGGGAAGCTGACTGAGCCAGGGGGAATACGAGCTCTTGGCCAATCACTCACACCTGGGACACAGGCCCTGCCCCTCCTAGCTGGTGCTGGGGCCGAGTCCTCACTGCTATGGCTCACAAGGTCGGAACCTCCAGCCTACACAGCAGGAATTTAAATCTTTCAGCCCAGGGGCTCAGTTCAGGCCCCGCCCCTCTCAGCTGAAGCTCAGGCCCCTCCCCTCATCGTGCCCCGCCCCTCGTCTGTGCCGCCGGGGTCCTGAGCCACCGGtccccccacaccctgctcccCGGAGCGAGAGATCAGTCAGCCTCTGGTCACTTGGGTCCGCCCCGTCGCAGCGCCGCACCTGCGCCCGGCCTGTGGCCTGCAGCACTCGCACCATGGCAGCCGCCAGCTCCTCCTTGGCCTGGGCAGACAGCGCGGGCTCCAGCGCCCCGCAGAGGCGCGCGTAGTGGAAGGTGAGGAACTCCGCCAGCTCCTTGTAGCGTTCGGACGGCAGCACGCGCAGGCGCCGCGCCCGGATCCGCGCCCGCAGCGCCGCTCCTGCGGGAGCCCCGAGCAGCGGGAACCAGCGCTCCAGACCAGCGGCGGGCGCGCGGGGGACGCCCAACTCTTCTAGTGCCAGTGCCACGCGGCCCAGCGCTGCTCCCCCCGGGCCAGCTCCGCGCAGCCGCAACGACAGTCGACGCGCCGGCGGCAGCGCCTCGAAGTGGAAGCGTTCGGCCCAGAAGAGCGGGCCCGGGCCAGCCCGCGGTGCTGTACGCGCCAGTAGAGCGCCGTCCAGCCAGAGCTCGGTGCGCACGCCTGCTGTCCCCGCCGCAGCTCGGGGCAGTCCCTTTGCCTCGTGCACCCACACGCTCAACCACGTCTCTTCCCGCTCCAAGTTGTCCTGCGGACTGGAGTGGGTTGGGGGAGGCGTCGGTGCTCGACGTGGGGCACCGTGTCCCCAGGGAGATCGCTGGGCCCTTGGGGGAAGACAGGGGCCACGGCGGTCTCAAGGTGGTTCTGCGAAAGCCCTCTAGCTTTTCTGGGCTCTCGCGGAGAGATCCGGGCTCCAGGATATGTAAGGGTAGCCGCGGGATGGGGACACGGCGTTTGCCTGGTAGGCGGGGCTTTGGGTGCAAAGAGGTCCAGGATTGAATAGAAGGGACCGGGTCGTTTTATCAGGGGCTGTTAATAGACGGAAGCTGAGGAGGGTCTCAGAGTGTTGCAAAGATGTTAGCGGGCAGGTGTGTCAAAGAGGCAGGGTTAGGGCGCGGGCGGGGGTTTGGGTTGGGGAGAGGGCGGGGCCCGGGCTGTGGGCGGGACCTCCACGTCCAACTTACTTGCTGTACTGACCTGGCTGGGCTGGAAGTGGCGACGAAGGTCCTCGATCCAGCGGTCTCTCTCAGCCGCGGAGCGACAAGAGAAGCAGCGGCTCCCGCCCGTCCACGTTACCTGTTGGAGATGGGAACCCAAGGGTGCGGTTGAGGCCAAGGGTAGAACCAAAGGGTCGGGGTGAGGTGGAGAGTTGTCTGCATTTACCTGGAAGCAGTGGGGCTCCTCCAGGAGGCTGGAGTGCAGTGGCCAGACCCTCACATCCCGCTCGGCACCCAGGTCCAGCTCGGAGAGCGTGGCCAACGATTCCCgagatcccagagcactgggggTTCTTGGGAGGGGACGGTTGAACAAGTGGtcattcttccctcctccccaccaaccCACCCCCCATAGCTTGAAGGGTGGAGGGAGGCCAGGATGAACTTGAACCCAAATTGGACTTGAACCCATCGCTTTTGGGATAAAAGCTCAATTCCTCATGGTGGCCTGTGTTACCTTATACAGTACAGTCCTTGTCACCTTCTGACCACATTTCCCTCCACTTAACTCCTTTCTCTGAACTCCAGTGATCCAGGCCTTCTTTTTGTCACTTCATCTGGCCTCTTGGCCTTTGAACACCCTGTTTCCTAGCCTGGAATGCTTTCCCTGTCCCTCAGCCTGGCGaacttccatccatccttcagatctcagctgaGTGGTCCCTTCCCTGACACTCCCAGCCCAGGGGGTTGACTTAGTTCCTGATTTAGAGTTAGTGTGTTAGACTCTGCCCCCACCCTTCAGGCGAGGGGTGGCTCCAGCATTGCTCAACATGGGGCAGGAGACAGAGGGGGCTATAGGAGGTATTTGGTGAAGGTGGGAATGATAggcaggtggaggtggagggggcAATGTTGAATCCCAGCCCCTTCTGCCCCTCAGAGACTCTTACCCATACTGGGAGGCACTGGCTCCAATCTCTGACCtggcctttttcttctctttcagccGCTTGAGCAATCCCTGTGGGAAGGGGGATATCAGCTGGACAGAATCCTATTCTCCCTCCTCAACTTCTTTCCCCCCAGGATGTCCTGGGTGGTCTGCTGGTTTGGGGGGCCACAAGCTCAGGCTGTATTAGCAGTAATAATAAAGGCAACTAGCAGATCCTTTTTCTAAAGCACCAATCCTATGCTTTTCTGCATTCTCTACTGACTTCTCATAAACAGCCCTGGTTGGGGCGGGGGTTCTCTCATTAGTTCCATTTGACTGATAGGGACACTGAGGCCAAAAAAAATGACCTGTCCAAGATCACCCAGTAAGAGCCCCCTTTCATCTCTGAGGGTATGGGAGTCTTtgctctccccaccacctcccagtGAATGCCTCACCCGAACGTTGTGGACCTGGTTGGGGCCAGCAGCCTCTGGTTCAGTCTTTCCAGGGATCCGATCTGTAGGTAGTCAGGGGTGGAAGGTTGGGGGATGGGATCATCTTGAATTCTGCCCCACTTGACATGCTCCCAAATGCCCCAGCCCTCCTCACCTCTGAAACTTACCTGAATCCCTGAGGGCCCCCATGGCTACCTGGATGCTGCCCTCAGAGCTAGCACTCCCTGCCCGGGGCCGGCGAGGACCCTGTTGTCCGTAAGAGTGGGTAGTCATaaaggggaggcaggcaggcaaatAGAAGGAGAGGCAGACACTTTCCAttatcctcccctcccccccactcttctttctccttcccaccctcttcttccctcccttcacccGTGTGCCCCTTCTcacctcctcctcacccccaagcAGCACCAGCTTCCCATCGAGCAGGGTGAAGGCCCCAATGTTCCAGATGGGTACATCAGGTGTGGGGGCCTCAGGGATCTGTGGGGCAGGGGTCTCTGGCTCTGGCTCAGGCTCTGGGTAGAGGAGTAGGTGCTGGGAACCTGGGagtcctttcctctccctcagaGTACCCTCTCCATTCACAGAGGGTCATCAGGGGTTCCCTCCCAGGtgtctcctctccccccaaccccaacccacCCAGCAGCCACGTCAGGTTGTTGTTGGACAAGTTTCCACCCCTCTTTTGTCCTTGTCCCCACAGGCCATGGGTAGTGGACACATGTGCCCTGTACTGCGTTCACTGCTCCACATGCCTTCTCTCACTTAATCCTCCAAAGCCATTCAAGGGctattatcacccccattttgccAAGGAGGagactgaaaaccagagaggTTGAGCGACTTGCCCAGTGTCATACAGCTTGTGAGTGGTTGAGCTGGGCTTCAGACGCAAACATCTTCTCTTAACTAAGACAGTAGGTAGGTAAGTCCAAGAGGTTAAACAACAAGACAGCATCCTTGGTTCTTTACATAAATAACTAATCTAAGGTGGAAAGCATTCAAAATttgagaaaggaatagaaaaaagatCAGGGTAGGGAGAGGTGGTGGTGCAGTGGGATAGAGAAAGCCTCCAGAGATGGTAGGTTTGCACTGGGTCTTGAACAGCAGGTTGGATTTTGACAGAGATGGAGGGGACAAGGGCAGGAACAGCTTGGGCAAAGCCTCAGAGATGGCAAGGcccaggaaaggcaggaagggcCCAGTGGGCTCAGAGGCTAGAAGGGGAAGATCCAGGATGAGACTGGTACAGAACCTTGGGGGCCAGTTAGAGAATTGGAGATTTTATCCTGGGGGTAATGGGGAACCATGGGAGGTGTTTGAACGGTGGGGAGGAACAGTCCTGCTTGTTAGAGAACTCTCTCTGGATCCTATGGAGTGGGCAATACCTAATACCCTAGAGGGGGTTGAAGGGATgcctctgaaaaatgggaatatgaACAGTGAGAAATAAGCCTCCTGGAACAGACGGACTGAATCAACCCTCCCAGATCACCTGTCTGTCCTATTGTTTTCCCATCAGAGGACTAAATACTCCACTTGTTAATAGATCACTTAAGGCATGCTGGGCCCTGGGCTAGTGCCGCATTCCTCAACTCCAATCTTCATGGCATCCCTTACTCTTCTAGACCCTTCTATGGAACAGCCCCATCTGttgtttttggtttatttgtttactgtctgtcATACCCACTACACTGTGAGCTACATGGGGCAGGCcgtttcatctgttttgtttactgctgtgCCCTTAGTGCCTAAATCAAGGCCTGGCCTGTCATAAATGCCGAACAGACCtcgtttgaatgaatgaatgaatgaatgaatgaatgaatgaatgaatgaatgaatatgagtGAATGACATAATATATGCTTTAAGGTAGGAATTATGATCCCCATTTAACTGACGGAGAAGCTGAGGTTCAAAGAGGTGGAGAAACTGAAGATACAGAGGccagagggcaggagagcaggagGCGGCTGAGGGGGATCTGGGCGGGAGAGAATGAGCCTGGGCTATTGGATATGAGGAGAGACCCACTGGGGCCAAGAGCCTTTTGGCATCTGGACAGTACCACCCTcagtctcttccctctcccttccccaggatGGACCCCCAGCCCACAGTTCCCTGGccactcccccaacccccagtccctgtgtgagggggaagagggaagagggcagCTGGGCCCCAGCCACTTCCTGTTGGGCTTTTGCACTCCCCACAACTTCCTGTGTCTGTAGGGCTGATGCTCCGGAGGCAGACAAAACCAGCATCCGGCCTCCCAGCCTGGGTGGGGGAACCATGTACCTGGGGCCTCTGGTTCTGGTCCTGGCTCCAGCGGCGGGCTCTTATGCCTTCCCCAGAGGGTCTTGGATAGGCGAAGGCGGCTTGTGCGTGACTCCTTGGGGGGCGCAGAGAGGACGCGACGGAACAGCGAGCGAGAGGCAGGCTGGCTGCTGACCCCGGGCTCCTGGTGGCTTAGcgccctcccccagcctgcaAGTCGGCCCCAGCGGGACCCTCCGGCTACTTTCTCCCCATCGCCCCCTGTGTGCCAGCGGTAGGAGGTTAGCAGGGACGAAGCTGCTGCAGGCTGGGTTTGGGAGGCCTTGCATGGTGATGGTGGGTCCATGGCGGGGGTTCTCCTGGGGGACAAGAGGGTGACAGTTCTGCCCAGGGTGTTCCCACATGCAGTCCTCAtcttgcccccctccccactctcagctCCGCCCCCAGGGAACCCCCTCAGTGGCCACATACACTCCCTCCCTTACCTTGATTTCCCCGACCAGCCCCAAAATCGGCAGCCGTCTGCACCCTGCCTGGCTTCCTCCCGCTGAACGCAACTCCACGTGACCCTGtctgtcccaccccaccccacagccagGCTGGGAGGGCACAGTGGGGGCAGGATGCGGGAGGCAGAGGAGGTGACAGAGCAGGACCCAGAATCTCTCATTGACCAGGAGGCAGCAGTGcctctttctgagcctcagatgCCGTCTCTGCAAAATGGGTACCGACTgaccaagtgctggtgagaatACAGGGCACCTGAAGCTCTTCTCCACTGCTGGGCAGAGTGTAGATCAATTCACCTAGGTTGGAAAACTGGCATGATCTCTTAACATTGACCATACACCTCTCCTCTAGCCCAGCAGTTACACCCAATAGACGTGCCCACTAGTGCTCCTTGTAATAACCCCAAACCGGaggcaacccaagtatccatctgCTGTGGAATGGATCCATTGTGATCTCTTCCACAGTGAAATGCCATGCAGCAACGAGATGAGCAAACCGCGGGATGATTGAACTTGGATGAATCACAAACGGTAAAGAGTCAATACCATGTGGTCCCTTTTACATAAAGTCGCAAAGGAGGCAAAACTGTGTGGAACAAGTCAGGATGTTATCTTCCTTTGGAAGAGGGTAGGGGAGCACGAGGGAAGCTTCTCggaattgatcttttttttttttccctaatggtGGTGAAAGTCACATAACACATTAAACATGTCCTGTTGCTTGAACTGGGTGGGTGGTGGTTACAGGGTGTGTTCTATTGTGAAAATTTACTGAGCTATACAGTTCAGTGCCCTCTCCTGTATCTTCCTGTATCTCTGTTGTACCTCAATAAGTATTTACTTGTAAAAAGAGGTGGGCAAATGCTGTTCTAAGAAGTGAATGAGTCAGCATGAGACTCAGTCAAATCCTGGCCCAGGAGTGGGTTCCAGTGCCGGCTGGTCCTTCTctcgctgtgtgacctcaggcaagtcacttcctctctctgaacctcggtttccttatttgtaaaacaagaTGATAATATTAGCTCCAGAAGGTTCATAATGGGAGCCTATGttcacttaataaatgtttcctgaGTGCCGACTATGTACTAGGTGCCAGAGAAGTCACAGGGAAGTAAACAAACTTGGTTcttgccctcctggagctcacagtccagtgaGGGAAACAGATCCTGAACATCAATGCAGGACATTTCTAGCTGGTGAGGAGGACTTGGAGGAAAATAGACTGGAGCAGAGGCTGAGCACAAG contains the following coding sequences:
- the RASAL3 gene encoding RAS protein activator like-3 isoform X1, which codes for MDPPSPCKASQTQPAAASSLLTSYRWHTGGDGEKVAGGSRWGRLAGWGRALSHQEPGVSSQPASRSLFRRVLSAPPKESRTSRLRLSKTLWGRHKSPPLEPGPEPEAPEPEPEPETPAPQIPEAPTPDVPIWNIGAFTLLDGKLVLLGGEEEGPRRPRAGSASSEGSIQVAMGALRDSDRIPGKTEPEAAGPNQVHNVRGLLKRLKEKKKARSEIGASASQYGTPSALGSRESLATLSELDLGAERDVRVWPLHSSLLEEPHCFQVTWTGGSRCFSCRSAAERDRWIEDLRRHFQPSQDNLEREETWLSVWVHEAKGLPRAAAGTAGVRTELWLDGALLARTAPRAGPGPLFWAERFHFEALPPARRLSLRLRGAGPGGAALGRVALALEELGVPRAPAAGLERWFPLLGAPAGAALRARIRARRLRVLPSERYKELAEFLTFHYARLCGALEPALSAQAKEELAAAMVRVLQATGRAQALVTDLGTAELARSGGREALLFRENTLATKAIDEYMKLVAQDYLQETLGQVVQRLCASSEDCEVDPSKCPAPELPQHQTRLRHNCEEVFQNIIHSYNWFPAELGTVFSGWREACKARGSEALGPRLVCASLFLRLLCPAILAPSLFGLAPEHPAPGPARALTLIAKVIQNLANSAPFGEKEAYMGFMNSFLEDHGPAMQRFLDQVAMVDVDAAPSGYQGSSDLALQLAVLHAQLCTIFAELDQATRDSLEPLPTILRAIEEGRPVPVTVPMRLPPPPAQVHSSFSAGEKPGFLAPRDLPKHTPLISKSQSLRSVHGAGSWARPQPDEERPSRLPRPVQRTQSVPAGRPARRRPSAGPRPRPKSSLRTGPSPRGRPWTGASASLPRKPSVPWQRQLDQPRDRDQTLGTHRPVGKLAELQCEVAALREEQKALSGLVESLGTHLRALTEKQEQLQGQLQELDSRLREGTPQSDPGRGAPSSEDHRLKSLERRLAEMESTQAQLRNVVQSLQLPRTSGSRSQPLPLKPPCINGDTT
- the RASAL3 gene encoding RAS protein activator like-3 isoform X2, with protein sequence MDPPSPCKASQTQPAAASSLLTSYRWHTGGDGEKVAGGSRWGRLAGWGRALSHQEPGVSSQPASRSLFRRVLSAPPKESRTSRLRLSKTLWGRHKSPPLEPGPEPEAPEPEPEPETPAPQIPEAPTPDVPIWNIGAFTLLDGKLVLLGGEEEGPRRPRAGSASSEGSIQVAMGALRDSDRIPGKTEPEAAGPNQVHNVRGLLKRLKEKKKARSEIGASASQYGTPSALGSRESLATLSELDLGAERDVRVWPLHSSLLEEPHCFQVTWTGGSRCFSCRSAAERDRWIEDLRRHFQPSQDNLEREETWLSVWVHEAKGLPRAAAGTAGVRTELWLDGALLARTAPRAGPGPLFWAERFHFEALPPARRLSLRLRGAGPGGAALGRVALALEELGVPRAPAAGLERWFPLLGAPAGAALRARIRARRLRVLPSERYKELAEFLTFHYARLCGALEPALSAQAKEELAAAMVRVLQATGRAQALVTDLGTAELARSGGREALLFRENTLATKAIDEYMKLVAQDYLQETLGQVVQRLCASSEDCEVDPSKCPAPELPQHQTRLRHNCEEVFQNIIHSYNWFPAELGTVFSGWREACKARGSEALGPRLVCASLFLRLLCPAILAPSLFGLAPEHPAPGPARALTLIAKVIQNLANSAPFGEKEAYMGFMNSFLEDHGPAMQRFLDQVAMVDVDAAPSGYQGSSDLALQLAVLHAQLCTIFAELDQATRDSLEPLPTILRAIEEGRPVPVTVPMRLPPPPAQVHSSFSAGEKPGFLAPRDLPKHTPLISKSQSLRSVHGAGSWARPQPDEERPSRLPRPVQRTQSVPAGRPARRRPSAGPRPRPKSSLRTGPSPRGRPWTGASASLPRKPSVPWQRQLDQPRDRDQTLGTHRPVGKLAELQCEVAALREEQKALSGLVESLGTHLRALTEKQEQLQGQLQELDSRLREGSAAWQRWRVLRPS